The window tACAAGCGTTTCACACCtatttcttgttgttattaACCCTTGAGCCTTTAACCCACTTTTTTTTAGACGTATttcttactcttttttttttttttaaacaaaaacctttTAATGTATTCAGTACTGTTTGTCATGTGAATTTCCTTTGTTCTTTATGTAAACAAAGACACCCTCGTGAGGTTTATGATAGTGACTATTAAGGAGATTATTTGTCTCCTTTAATCTCCAATCTGAGGATTAAGCGGCGCTGtagatatacatatacatatgtatcgGTGCCCACGGATTATTACGTCTCTGCTCAATCCgcaacaaaaacaaccaaccaaaacatttgtaataaatatccTTACAAATCAGCCAAACTACCAGTGAACCACCCGCATCACATATGTTTTAATGCTCAAACAGcattcaaattcaaaactagcattaaaaacaaatgtaaaaccTATACAGTTGTAGTGGTttagaaggggaaaaaacaggtTATTTTCAGATTGTAAACTGTCAGACTCTTTCCTGAAATTGGAGTAATTGCTCTGCACAATGGAGACGGACAAGGCACCCCCGATTGACCCAGATTTCGAGCCGCAGAGTAGACCGAGGTCTTGCACATGGCCGCTGCCTCGGCCCGACATCTCAGCTGTCAAAGTGGAGGGGCCAGACGGCGCTGAGTCCACCGCGGGAACCCCGCCTGCAGAAGAAGATAAACAGGAGTCTCAGCCAATCGTATCCGAGCCCGAAAAATCCACCGCCTCAGAGGGAGGAGCGATATCGGGAGTGGGTGGAGCCGCACCCCGAAAGGGTTCATCCCGGCGCAACGCCTGGGGGAATCAGTCCTACGCTGATCTGATAAGCCAAGCGATTGAGAACTCACCAGAGAAGCGACTCACTCTGGCACAGATCTATGACTGGATGGTCAAAACAGTGCCATATTTTAAGGATAAAGGTGACAGCAACAGTTCTGCTGGATGGAAGGTAGAGTTAAAATCACACTTATACATTCATATAACTTATTTCAGACTGCTGAACAAATTACACAAGCCatatgcataattttttttttctggactaCAATTACACCATGTTCTATTGTTAATCTTTCACCATGCATTATTGAATGCTTTACTATGAGGTTATTAACGCTCTGATCTGTAGACTTTAGACATTGTTAACTATATTGTTTCAGGAGTAGACACCTCATtgtattttgtatgtgtgtgtgtgtgtgtgtgtgtatatgtgttttgcTTCCACTTAGAACTCCATTCGTCACAATTTATCCCTCCACAACAAATTTTTGAGAGTACACAATGAATCTACTGGAAAGAGTTCCTGGTGGATGCTTAATCCTGAAGGGGGTAAGACAGGGAAAGCTCCTCGCCGCCGTGCTGCCTCCATGGACAATAGCACTAAATTGCTAAAAAGTCGTGTGCGGGCAAAGAATACCAAGAAGCAAGCAGTAGCAGGTGGTGTTGGTGGTCCTGGCAGTGCCATACAGGGTGAGGGTGTGTCTGGTGCCGGGAGTGCAGACAGTCCTGGCCCTCCAGGGCAGTTTGGAAAGTGGGGTGTGAACAGTAGCAGCCCATCATCACGTGGTAGCGTGGATGACCAAGACATGTGGACAAGCTTCAGACCACGCACCAGTTCAAATGCCAGCACTTTGAGTGGCAGGCACTCTCCAATTCCCCCACTgaaagaagatgaagatgacTTGCCCAAAGATGGACTTCTGAGTGGGTATCCCACTAGCAGTCTTCCACCGACACTTACTGAGACCCTAATGGAGGAACTGGACCTAATTGATGGACTTACCTTAATGACAGCACAGCAAGGCGGAGCAAGCCCGAGCACAGCACCGCAAGCTCCACCTACTCCATTGCCTTCTGCTTCTACCCTGCTGCCCCGTGGGTCTAATTTTGCTTCATATCGTCAGCTGCAGTCAGTGAAGGGATCTCAAGGACCATCCCAGCCAGGATCACAGAGCTCTGTTCAGCAGGCTGGGGAGTCCAACACAAGCCTATCAAACTTTGGAAACTCCCTCTTTAACCCTCTGCCAGGTCCAGGATCTCGAAGTGGTTTCAGCACCCATGTGCCGTCCAGTCTTGAGGCACTCCTCACCTCTGACTCACCCCCACCAGCCGATATCTTGATGACTCAAGTGGACCCTCTGATGCCCAGCCAGGGAGGTGCTAATCTTTTGGGCCTCGGTGACTCCATGTCTGGCAACCAAACCAAGGCTGGTCAAATGATTTTGGGCAAGAGTATGGAACCTAGCCCCATGCCGCAAATGACCCTTCAGCCTCAATCCCAGCTACAGCCACAGCAACACCAGCAACACTCTCAAATGAGCTTTGGCATGATGCTGTCTGGCATGAGCCAGGAACTCCCACAGCTAGCAGCAATGAAGACCCAGCATCAAATGCCAGGTGGAGGGCTCCTTCAACATGGAGCTGTCCCTTCTGCAGCTGGGAATGGTCTTCAGGGGATAAGCCAGTATGGGACACCAGCTTACACTCTGCCCTCTCAGGATCGTCTGCCCACAGACTTGGATATTGAAATGTTTACAGAGAACCTGGACTGTGATGTTGATTACATCATCAACAGTGACCTTATGGACGGAGATATGAGCGACTTCAACTTTGATCCCATTGTACCAGGTGGGCAAAATTACACTGGGCCAGCCACCACACAGAGCACATCTCACAACTGGGTGCCCAGCTAACTCTGCTTAGGATAGGAGCAGGTAAGGCACACACaaattttagcatttttggctaaaatactaaaaagaGCATTAATCACAAGTGATATactattaaattattaacatctCTATTCTTGTACATTATTATTGGTCCATGGTATAATATGGCTTCCCTTTGAGATTTTTTGTGCCTTCCTTCTTAAATGTCAGTTAGAATGTGAAGAATTTAATAATTCTtcgggttatttatttatttgtttattttttgcaggTCGGCCCTTCATCCCTAACCAAATAATGCAATCTCACATGGTGcattcattaaaatgtcaccccttcaaatttttttttttgcctccatATTTTACCATTGTACCTCAAATGCATAAACTGCTTTGGCTGAATATACAAACTTTGGCCaaatttttcaaacatttttggcaacTTTTTTGActcacaaaaacaaaccttaCACAAGTGCCAATACACACAGGGAAGTTGGCTTTTAGACACCAGACCCAGATGATgtcttgggggaaaaaaataccgGACGTTGCTGTTTTCATTGATGTCATTGAGATTGACTAGGAAAAAGGAGAGAAGAAATGAATGGTGAAGCACAGCTAACAAACTACTAATCATGTTTATTATAGTAATGCCTGTTACTAACACCAAAGTAGTTCAGAGCTGAGATGGTACTTTTCCTAGGTTTGAAGACAGAACTGATTTGGCCAGGAGGATCAAACTTTGCTGATACTTGAGGATCATTCTCCATTGGTCAACAGCTTAAAACAACACGAATGGAGTAAAAGTCATCATGCAATTTCAAATTCAAGCAATGCTTTATTGGATCCTTTGATCGGGTGGAGCACAAACCTGACACCATATGAACATCATCAGCATTAATCAGAGTTTGAATGGGGACTGTCCCAATGAGTCCAGACCATAATGAATATTTGGACACTTACGCTGCGCTCAAGTAGTACACTCTCAATGGTACGAAGTGTGCTAATATTTTGCATCGGAGGCAAAATATTTTGAGGTGGTTGATTAATGATTATTCTCATGATGATTAATGCTTTGTTTAGCATTTATGACTCTACTCAGgaaggtgtgtttttttgtgtgtgtcctaAAGAGTGGGAGCTGATCATTGAGTGAGAATTTGATATTGCTGATTTTGTTCTTAAATTGTTAACAGTATGAAGAAATGTGACTATACACAGGGCATTTTGATTATACCATAGAATTTGAATGGTCCTGTTTCTATGGTTTTTACCACTTTGCCAACTCTGTCAAGTTTAATGGCATTGTGTTGTTATCAATGTGCCCGTTTGCAACGTACAATATTTgaagggtttgtgtgtgtgtgtgtgtgtgtgtgtgtgtgtgtgtgtgtgagagatgtttTAAGTACTTACAAGTGCTTAAAATTCagtagagagagaaacaatcaaaaaataatattgaataATTTCATTCAGAGGATGAAACTGATTAGTTATTCAAAAGATGCTCTGTAAAATGTGCCCTTATTATATAGAATTCTGTACAGTAGTACAAAAAGGGGCGAGACATACTTTTCTCAGTGATTGACTTTTTCTTATGTAATACTAACAATCTTATCTTTTgtataaatttgtttaaaaaaaaaaaaagacaaaacaattaAGTATACTGActaattttaatgtttaatttacatTGGGGCTATATCGTGAAAAATATTCATACTAATCAGAACGCACCCCTCTTAAAAGTGCAGAAACTATTTTTAACGGTCATTTTCTatgtaatcttttatttttgtaaaagatGAGATGCATGTAGATTTTATACATAACCAAAGGAACACTAAGAAGAACATTTCAGACTGGGATGGCTTGAGAGGAAAGTATTGCAGCTTTTATACGTTAACTTTTTATGTCAAGTAAATGGATTGCAAGGGTGCAGTTAACAGTATAACGCAAATTAGAAATTGCCATGGTGACCGCTACTATATTTGGAGTAatttacaacaaacaaacaaaaagaggatGAAGTAATGAGCTCTATCACTTTGGCAGGCAATTTATATTTcatcaataaaatgttaaaacaacgtagatgattatgatgatgatgatgcaatgTCTAACTCTCAGggtttttaataaaacagtagTAATATAAAGTAAATTAGTAATATTGATTAAAAACTTCCTGATGGAAGCAGTAAGATAATCATTGCTGATTTTATAAAAGCCACTTAGCCAtcaatggaaatgttttaacatTACAGAAGTATAGCTAATGCTCCACTTCAAAACGAGAGGCTGTGTAACGTATGCATTCACCGAATTTCGTTATGAAAGTTATAAAACTGCCAACAAACACTAGCATGTTCCTCTAGAACAAACCCTGTATCTCcatactctctctttttttttctccttctttgaGCTGTTGATTTAGAAATGTAGTTTttcctttgattttttttcttcctttgtcTATGTAGATTGAACTTTGGTTTTAGAGCTGgatattattaatcatttaacgGTAATAATATGAGTATATTAAAATATGAACTAACTGTTAAAAGCGCTCTGTTCATGCAGAGGATGGTTGTTTCCTCCCGTCAGTCGGTGCTAGATATGAAAAAGTCGGCCATATTTAGATTTAAGGGCCTTTATTTTATGCAGCACATCTtaagcacattttttttctataaatatagaacatagaaaGATACATTCACCTTTAttaatccacaaacatttgtTACTTTTGTAGATCCTAAGTAACTTTGTAGAAGCTGAAATGAGAGATTCGCCACTGAACGAGTCTCTTGACACACACGTACATTTCTTGAAATCAgtcctttaaaagaaaaaaaagaaaagaaaaggaaacagtGTTACTTTGTTAATCTTGATCTGTATTTCATTGAACCGTTTACATTGTTGCTCTCGTCTTTTTGGGCTGTCCTTTGTTCCTCTGCAGTCCTACATGTTTGGTGGTGTTTGGATTATATGATAAAATCTTGTAATGGATTTGAGAATGAACATCTGCACAACTTGAGTGACAAACCAGCAGGCAAGTTTTAGAGAAGTAGGCTGGAGTGCTGAAATGAAATTTGGACGTGCTTTTCTACACCGATAAGATCCCATTGTGATTATTTGCTTCAATtatgatcaaataaaaattgtgcAAGAAAAATTGCGTGAAAAAATTAAATTGAGCCTCCTGTCAAAACTAAGCCTGAAGGTTCGATTGATGTTAAAAATCGAGAGGATTAACAGCATTCTGTTGAGTAGTTGACTGAAGAAGATAGATTCCCAATAGACAGAGCTTTTAAATAGCTTGACCTCAGATCACACACCTGTCCCGTGCGTCATCGTGTTTAatattacttatttttttcctggtcTGCTAAATATCTCAGTTGATAAAACACTATTTTTCAGTTTGTGGatagattttgttgttgttatgggGAAGGGGATATAAAAGTTTGGGTAAGTGCTTAGCCAGTTCACTATATGTGTATTTCATTCATTGCTTTATATTGATTAATGTATTTTGTCTTTCCCCTGCTCTTCTTACTTTATTGTTAAGTTAGCCAGAGGTGACTGTGAAACCAGtcaaaaatatctgaaataaatgtaatcagttTAACTCAGCTGCCCTCTTGTGTTTCTGATGGTGTAAATCCATATTCATGTATTAAAGCAACTATGTTTTACAGGTCTGAAACAATAGTAGTGATGAAGTTGTAGGACTTTAGATATTAGAtgcttatatatttatacagtagTGCTCGAACATTTGTAAACCCATAAGGAGTTGCtaaatatctgcataaatatgacctaaaataacattagtcctaaaagtagataaagagaactcaattaaacaaatgagacaaaaatattatatttggtcatttatttattaaggaaaattgatccaatattacacatctgtgagtggcaaaagtgtgtgaacttctaggattagcagttcatttgaaagtaaaattagagtcaggtgatttcaatcaatgggatgataatcatgtgtgagtgagcaccctgttttatttaaagaacagggatctatcagagtctgatattcacaacacatgtttgtggaagtgcatcatggcatgaacaaaagaGAGTTCTGAGGCCCTCAGAaagagagttgttgatgctcatcaggttgGAAAAAAACTAAAGAGTTTGGGTTCCACCAATCCACGGTCAGAcagattgtttacaaatggaggaaattcaagaccattgttaccctcccaggagtggtcaaccaacaaagatcactccaaccGCAAGCCGTGAAATAATcagtgaggtcacaaaggaacccagggtggcttctaagcaactaaaggcctcatTCACAtcggttaatgtt is drawn from Ictalurus furcatus strain D&B chromosome 8, Billie_1.0, whole genome shotgun sequence and contains these coding sequences:
- the foxo4 gene encoding forkhead box protein O4 → METDKAPPIDPDFEPQSRPRSCTWPLPRPDISAVKVEGPDGAESTAGTPPAEEDKQESQPIVSEPEKSTASEGGAISGVGGAAPRKGSSRRNAWGNQSYADLISQAIENSPEKRLTLAQIYDWMVKTVPYFKDKGDSNSSAGWKNSIRHNLSLHNKFLRVHNESTGKSSWWMLNPEGGKTGKAPRRRAASMDNSTKLLKSRVRAKNTKKQAVAGGVGGPGSAIQGEGVSGAGSADSPGPPGQFGKWGVNSSSPSSRGSVDDQDMWTSFRPRTSSNASTLSGRHSPIPPLKEDEDDLPKDGLLSGYPTSSLPPTLTETLMEELDLIDGLTLMTAQQGGASPSTAPQAPPTPLPSASTLLPRGSNFASYRQLQSVKGSQGPSQPGSQSSVQQAGESNTSLSNFGNSLFNPLPGPGSRSGFSTHVPSSLEALLTSDSPPPADILMTQVDPLMPSQGGANLLGLGDSMSGNQTKAGQMILGKSMEPSPMPQMTLQPQSQLQPQQHQQHSQMSFGMMLSGMSQELPQLAAMKTQHQMPGGGLLQHGAVPSAAGNGLQGISQYGTPAYTLPSQDRLPTDLDIEMFTENLDCDVDYIINSDLMDGDMSDFNFDPIVPGGQNYTGPATTQSTSHNWVPS